Sequence from the Aquimarina sp. Aq107 genome:
CTGATGATGCTTACAGCTTAAAAGCAAGTTTTCCTTCGCATAAAACAGAGAAAGTAAAAAAGTTTCTGAATGAACATTTAGAAGTAAAAATGTCTAAAAATTACAGTTCTTATATGTGGAATTATAACAATAAAGGAAGTGAAGGATATAGGGTAAAACTTAGAAAAGGTAAATTATCCGTTTTTTTGGATAAAGAAGCAATATCAATTGATCTGGTAGAAGATTTGATAGATGCATTTAGTGATTTAAGAGATTTAATTAAAGATAAATAAAATAGTATATCTTAATGAACAAAGTAATTATATGGGTGATGTTTTTTATATACATCATTTCAATCAATGCCCAACAGGATCAAAAGAAGTTTCTTACCACAAAACAAATATCAGATTTGTATGATATGATGATTTCTGAAATCGAATATGTTGATGCAGAGGCCATAGAGGTAAGAAATAAAACAAAGCAGGTTAATTGGGATCAATACAAAGCCTATCATAAAAAACAGTTCGGGAAAGCCGATAGTTATAAAAACTTAAGAAAGAAATTTCTTGATTTCGGAAAAGGGTTTACTAGTGGGCATTCTTATTTTAAGTTTAGTTATCCAATAGAAAAACAAAAAAAGGATAGGTTAGAGAGTTCCGTTAAAATTGGATTTACATATCCAGAAATGGTTTTTTTTGATTTAGAATCTAAAAAAACAATCTCAAAAATTAACGATGTATCTCTCAAAGATATTTTTGATCATTTTGTAAACTATGAGACCAGAGCGAATGGAATAGGAAATTGTCAGTTTGGTTTTAAATATAGATTTGAGCACGGCGCGTTAAAAGTAAAAGGTGATCTTCCAAAGCAAATAACTTTTGAAGATGGCAGTCAAAAAGAAGTGACTTATGTTATTAACAACGATGCAGAATCCTCTTATGATCGTTATATGAAGAGGATTGATCTTAATGAATACCAAGATTGGCAATTAGTAGAAAAAGGTTACAAAACAGCGTTACTTATTAAAGATAGTATAGCCTTAGTCAAAATTAAAAACTTTGCTTATAAGAGTGGCGATAGTGATTTGAGATGCACAACTGCGGTAGGTGATTCTACAGTATGTAGTGATATTGTAAAAATCAGAAATGGTTTAAAATCAGTTGAAAATGATATAAGTTATGTGATTTTTGATGTTCAGAGTAATCCTGGTGGAAATGAAAACTCATCATTTCTGGCTGAGTTTTGCCCATCAGAATTTAAAGACCTAAGGGTGCAATATAAGAAAACTGTTATCCTTGAAGATAATGACCTTAGAACTGCATTGTCCTATGGTTTTCCAGGAGCAAACAGATGGTTTGACGAAATTTCTGAAAATGGGATTTATGAAAAAACTGAAAATGGAAGTTTTTTACCGCCAAGAGGTGATTTCTGTAGAGGTGGAAATAAGTGCGAACTGAAATATATTGAACCTAATCAGACCGCTAGGAGGAAGGTGAAAAAAATAATAGTTTTAGTTAACGAAAGAACTGCGAGCTCAGCAGATGATTTTGTATATAGAATGAAAGAATATGGTAATGCTATTATTGTTGGTCAGCCACAATCTGCAGATCTAACATTTGCTCTAATTGGGATTGTTTTTTATGTAGACGATCAAGGCAATATAAAGAAAATGTACACAGATAATAGTCAAAGAAATTATGATGTTTCAGGAACAGAACTCTTTCAATTTTCCATACCCTATTCTAGAACAGTGAATAAAAACGGTGAAATGCTTCAAGGAAATCCACTTACACCTGATCTGTTAGTTAAAATTACTAAAGATGATTTTGAAAATCGAGAACGTATCGTGCTAAATAAAGCTATAGAAGAGTTTGTTACTAAAGATAAGAATTAAGTAATTTTAAAAATCTAAAAATGAGTCTTATCGATGATGATAAGGCTCGTTTTTTAGAATAGTAAATCCTCTATATAATTGTTCTATAAAAAACAACCGAATCATCTGATGGGAAAACGTCATTTTAGATAATGAAAGTTTACCATTGGCTCTATGATATACTTCTGGGCTAAACCCATATGGACCACCAATAACAAAAATCAATTGTTTAATACCACTATTCATATGTTTCTGTAAAAGCTGAGAAAAACCTACAGAATCATATTGTTTTCCGTTTTCATCTAATAAGATTAGAACATCAGAAGTAACTGTTTTGCTTAAGATGAGTTTTCCCTCTTTATCTTTTTGTTGAGCTTCGCTGAGGTTTTTAGAATTTTTTATATCAGGTATAATTTCAAAAGTAAACTTGATATAAAATCCTAATCTTTTTGTGTATTCAGAGATAAGATCTTGTAGTTGTTTATGATCTGTTTTACCAACTGCAATTAATTTAATAGTCATAGATATAGTTTCTTTATTGACTTTGTACTTCCAACTTCGTACTTCCAACTTCTTTTCCTACTTTAGCAAAAATAACCATTCAATATGATTACAAAAGCTCAATTTGATACAGAAATTGAATTAATAATAGCAAATGCCATACGAGAAGATGTTGGAGATGGAGATCACAGCTCGTTAGCATGTATTCCAGATACAGTAACAGGTAAAGCTAAGTTGTTAGTAAAGGATGAAGGTATATTAGCAGGTGTCGATTTTGCTAAGAAAGTATTTAATTATGTCGACCCTAAAATGGAAGTTGAGGTAATAATAGAAGATGGGTCCCAAGTTACGTATGGAGATATTGCATTTTATGTTTCCGGAAGTTCTCAGTCTATTCTTAAGGCAGAACGATTGGTTCTTAATGCTATGCAGCGAATGAGCGCTATCGCTACTAAAACAAATCAGTTTGTACAGTTATTAGAAGGAACAGGAACTAAAATTCTCGATACTAGAAAAACAACGCCAGGAATTAGAGCCTTAGAAAAATGGGCTGTAAAAATAGGTGGAGGAGAAAATCATAGATTTGCATTATATGATATGATCATGCTTAAAGATAATCATATTGATTTTGCAGGTGGAATTACAAAAGCAATAGAGAAAACAAAAAAATACTTAGCTGATACGAATAGGGATCTTAAAATAATTGTAGAAGCTAGAAATCTTGATGAGATTAAAGAAATTCTTAGGACTCCCGGAGTTTATAGAATTTTGATCGATAACTTTAATTATGACGATACCAAAAAAGCGGTAGAACTTATTGGAGATACTTGCCTTACCGAATCTAGTGGTGGGATAAATGAAAAAACAGTTCGTAAATATGCTGAATGTGGTGTAAATTATATTAGTAGTGGGGCTCTAACACATTCTGTTTATAATCTTGATTTGAGTTTGAAAGCAGTATAATATATGTCAAAAGCAGTTGAAGATAAACTAAATAAAATACCGATTATTAATATTCTAGTTAAGATCGGTAAAAAAGTTATTCTTCCTGGTTTCGAAGGTCTTTCTGTATATGATTTGGTAGAGATTTATACTATTGGAATTGTAAAAGGAACGTTTTCTGCAAGAGCAAGTGCTATTTCCTGGAGCTTTTTTTTATCTCTTTTCCCGTTTCTACTTTTTCTTTTAAACTTAATACCAATTATCCAAATAGATGGTTTTCAAGAAAATTTCTTCGAATTTATAACCTCTGCGCTACCTAATCAATCTAAATTATTCTTTGAAGAAATATACACCGATATTTCTGCTAACCCTAGAACAGGTTTATTATCTACAGTTTTTATTTTATCATTGTTTTTAATGACTAATGGGATCAATGCGGTTTTTTCAGGGTTTGAATATTCATATCATGTAACATTGAATAGAAATTTTGTAAAACAATATATAGTAGCGCTAGGAGTCTCTTTGATCGTGGCATCATTGTTGCTTATTACCGTAATAGTAACATTATATTTTAGTTACTTGTTAGAAGATCTAAAGGAAATGGGAGTCATGGACAATACTGTCTTCTGGTTACAATTTGGAAAATATGGATTATTTGTATTAATGATTTTTCTTGTAGTAGCTACACTGTTTTATTTTGGAACAACTGAAGGAAAAATGAACAGATTTTTTTCTCCAGGAGCATTTATGACAACAGTATTAATAATAGTAACAACCTATTTATTTGGAATATATATTGATAATTTTTCTAACTATAATAAATTATATGGTTCTATAGGAGCAATGTTAATTCTAATGGTGTACATATGGCTTAATGCTAATTTACTCTTATTAGGTTTTGAATTAAATGCTTCACTTATTAAATTGAAGAAGAATTTTTAATATTTTAGCATCATACAAACATTTAATTTAACAAAAATGAAAAAACTAAGCTTATTATTTATTCTTTTAGCAATTGTAGGAACTACTCAGGCTCAGGTTAAAGTTGGAGATGCTACATTACCAAATACGGTAACTTTTAGTGGAGAAGACTTAACAATTAACGGAGCAGGAATGAGAGAGAAGTTCTTTTTTGATATCTATGCTGGAGGATTATATTTAAAAAAGAAAAGTAAAAGTGCTAGTTCTATTGCAGAAGCAGATGAAACGATGGCAATAAAATTACATATATTATCCGGAATGATGTCTCGTAGTAAAATGGAATCAGCGCTTAGAGATGGTTTTAAAAAATCTACTAAAGGTAATACAACATCCTTAGATAAGAGAATTAATACTTTTGTTGGTTTCATTAAAGATGAGATTGAAGAAGGACAGATTTATGATATTGTATATGAGCAAGGTAAGGGAAGTGTAATCTATAAAGATGGAGTAGAAAAAGGTTACGTAGAAGGATTAGACTTTAAAAAAGCTCTATTTAATATATGGATAGGTGA
This genomic interval carries:
- the nadC gene encoding carboxylating nicotinate-nucleotide diphosphorylase; translated protein: MITKAQFDTEIELIIANAIREDVGDGDHSSLACIPDTVTGKAKLLVKDEGILAGVDFAKKVFNYVDPKMEVEVIIEDGSQVTYGDIAFYVSGSSQSILKAERLVLNAMQRMSAIATKTNQFVQLLEGTGTKILDTRKTTPGIRALEKWAVKIGGGENHRFALYDMIMLKDNHIDFAGGITKAIEKTKKYLADTNRDLKIIVEARNLDEIKEILRTPGVYRILIDNFNYDDTKKAVELIGDTCLTESSGGINEKTVRKYAECGVNYISSGALTHSVYNLDLSLKAV
- a CDS encoding YihY/virulence factor BrkB family protein, with the translated sequence MSKAVEDKLNKIPIINILVKIGKKVILPGFEGLSVYDLVEIYTIGIVKGTFSARASAISWSFFLSLFPFLLFLLNLIPIIQIDGFQENFFEFITSALPNQSKLFFEEIYTDISANPRTGLLSTVFILSLFLMTNGINAVFSGFEYSYHVTLNRNFVKQYIVALGVSLIVASLLLITVIVTLYFSYLLEDLKEMGVMDNTVFWLQFGKYGLFVLMIFLVVATLFYFGTTEGKMNRFFSPGAFMTTVLIIVTTYLFGIYIDNFSNYNKLYGSIGAMLILMVYIWLNANLLLLGFELNASLIKLKKNF
- a CDS encoding S41 family peptidase: MNKVIIWVMFFIYIISINAQQDQKKFLTTKQISDLYDMMISEIEYVDAEAIEVRNKTKQVNWDQYKAYHKKQFGKADSYKNLRKKFLDFGKGFTSGHSYFKFSYPIEKQKKDRLESSVKIGFTYPEMVFFDLESKKTISKINDVSLKDIFDHFVNYETRANGIGNCQFGFKYRFEHGALKVKGDLPKQITFEDGSQKEVTYVINNDAESSYDRYMKRIDLNEYQDWQLVEKGYKTALLIKDSIALVKIKNFAYKSGDSDLRCTTAVGDSTVCSDIVKIRNGLKSVENDISYVIFDVQSNPGGNENSSFLAEFCPSEFKDLRVQYKKTVILEDNDLRTALSYGFPGANRWFDEISENGIYEKTENGSFLPPRGDFCRGGNKCELKYIEPNQTARRKVKKIIVLVNERTASSADDFVYRMKEYGNAIIVGQPQSADLTFALIGIVFYVDDQGNIKKMYTDNSQRNYDVSGTELFQFSIPYSRTVNKNGEMLQGNPLTPDLLVKITKDDFENRERIVLNKAIEEFVTKDKN
- the rlmH gene encoding 23S rRNA (pseudouridine(1915)-N(3))-methyltransferase RlmH, giving the protein MTIKLIAVGKTDHKQLQDLISEYTKRLGFYIKFTFEIIPDIKNSKNLSEAQQKDKEGKLILSKTVTSDVLILLDENGKQYDSVGFSQLLQKHMNSGIKQLIFVIGGPYGFSPEVYHRANGKLSLSKMTFSHQMIRLFFIEQLYRGFTILKNEPYHHR
- a CDS encoding chalcone isomerase family protein, with amino-acid sequence MKKLSLLFILLAIVGTTQAQVKVGDATLPNTVTFSGEDLTINGAGMREKFFFDIYAGGLYLKKKSKSASSIAEADETMAIKLHILSGMMSRSKMESALRDGFKKSTKGNTTSLDKRINTFVGFIKDEIEEGQIYDIVYEQGKGSVIYKDGVEKGYVEGLDFKKALFNIWIGDNPADKGLKNEMLGAF